Proteins co-encoded in one Kutzneria chonburiensis genomic window:
- a CDS encoding ImmA/IrrE family metallo-endopeptidase: MELPINHEIVASMRGVVRIEEAPIPVSGFLSVTADGLVITLRITDSRGRRRFTVFHEVMHTFLPGFGTQVQYRCTPGDQPMTRDTGLEQLCDLGAAELMFPRRAFTADLAGRRADLDLVEDLAARYDGSAEATARRVASLHADRTMLLVLVPGRKPSAPRERPQLRVRYAKTGGSWPFVPRHKSVPEDGVFGRALRGEMIDEIVSSLGALTSTAITDVHVSARSYPYVDDRGEQQMRVLALITPATSHRTRHGD; this comes from the coding sequence ATGGAGCTGCCGATCAACCACGAGATCGTCGCCTCGATGCGCGGCGTCGTCCGCATCGAGGAGGCGCCGATCCCGGTGTCCGGCTTCCTCAGCGTCACCGCCGACGGTCTGGTGATCACGCTTAGGATCACCGACAGCCGCGGCCGGCGGCGCTTCACCGTCTTCCACGAGGTGATGCACACGTTCCTGCCCGGCTTCGGAACTCAGGTGCAGTACCGGTGCACCCCCGGCGACCAGCCGATGACGCGCGACACCGGCCTGGAGCAGCTCTGCGACCTCGGGGCAGCCGAACTGATGTTCCCGCGCCGGGCATTCACCGCAGACCTCGCGGGGCGGCGCGCCGACCTCGACCTCGTCGAAGACCTGGCCGCCCGCTACGACGGCAGCGCCGAGGCCACCGCACGGCGCGTCGCCTCCCTCCACGCCGACCGAACGATGCTGCTGGTGCTTGTACCCGGTCGCAAGCCGAGCGCACCAAGGGAACGACCACAACTCAGGGTGCGGTACGCCAAGACCGGCGGTTCCTGGCCGTTCGTGCCGCGTCACAAGTCGGTCCCGGAGGACGGGGTCTTCGGCCGCGCCCTCCGCGGCGAAATGATCGACGAGATAGTCTCGTCGCTCGGCGCGCTGACCAGTACCGCCATCACCGACGTGCACGTCAGCGCCCGCTCGTATCCGTACGTCGACGACCGAGGGGAACAGCAGATGCGCGTTCTCGCGCTGATCACGCCCGCCACGTCGCACCGCACCCGTCATGGCGACTGA
- a CDS encoding MFS transporter, giving the protein MPHTSPAQRTPLTPDQRNAFLAALLGWMMDAFDYFIVIFVYADIAAEFRVSLTQMAFVTAATLLMRPVGALLFGLWADRVGRRVPVLVDVAFYSIVGFLCAFAPNFTVLFILRLLYGIGMGGEWGLGAALAMEKIPAQRCGFFSGILQQGYALGYLLASVATLLVVNLGGLGWRWLFALSILPAFVSLLIRSRLSESEVWADTREHMRATNTSVKSVLMNKAVLRRFSYLVVLMTAFCWLSHGPQDIYPTFLKSTDHGGTGLSASTTTTIAIIFNFGALIGGFVFGSLSPTLRPPLHRRVLRGAGPARAADLRLLHHGRHGLPRRVPHADRHPGHLVDHPGPPDRDVPAVHPRPLPRRHLPAR; this is encoded by the coding sequence ATGCCGCACACTTCTCCCGCACAGCGGACCCCGCTCACCCCGGACCAGCGCAACGCCTTCCTGGCCGCGCTGCTCGGCTGGATGATGGACGCCTTCGACTACTTCATCGTGATCTTCGTGTACGCCGACATCGCGGCCGAGTTCCGCGTGTCGCTGACCCAGATGGCTTTCGTCACCGCGGCCACGCTGCTCATGCGCCCGGTGGGCGCGCTGCTGTTCGGTCTGTGGGCCGACCGCGTCGGACGGCGCGTCCCGGTTCTGGTGGACGTCGCCTTCTACTCGATCGTCGGCTTCCTGTGCGCGTTCGCGCCGAACTTCACCGTGCTGTTCATCCTGCGCCTGCTCTACGGCATCGGCATGGGCGGCGAGTGGGGCCTCGGCGCCGCCCTGGCCATGGAGAAGATTCCCGCCCAGCGCTGCGGATTCTTCTCCGGCATCCTCCAGCAGGGATACGCCCTCGGCTACCTGCTCGCCTCCGTGGCCACGCTGCTGGTCGTCAACCTCGGCGGCCTCGGCTGGCGCTGGCTGTTCGCGCTGAGCATCCTGCCGGCCTTCGTCAGCCTGCTGATCCGCAGCCGGCTCAGCGAGTCCGAGGTGTGGGCGGACACCCGTGAGCACATGCGCGCCACCAACACCTCGGTCAAGTCCGTGCTGATGAACAAGGCCGTGCTGCGCCGGTTCTCCTATCTAGTCGTGCTGATGACCGCCTTCTGCTGGCTCAGCCACGGACCGCAGGACATCTACCCGACCTTCCTCAAGTCCACCGACCACGGCGGTACTGGACTCTCCGCGAGCACGACGACCACCATCGCGATCATCTTCAACTTCGGGGCCCTGATCGGCGGCTTCGTCTTCGGCAGCCTGTCCCCAACGCTACGGCCGCCGCTACACCGCCGCGTTCTGCGCGGCGCTGGGCCTGCCCGTGCTGCCGATCTTCGCCTACTCCACCACGGCCGGCATGGTCTGCCTCGGCGCGTTCCTCATGCAGATCGTCATCCAGGGCACCTGGTCGATCATCCCGGCCCACCTGACCGAGATGTCCCCGCCGTCCATCCGCGGCCTCTACCCCGGCGTCACCTACCAGCTCGGTAA
- a CDS encoding ThiF family adenylyltransferase, producing the protein MVVAPATARLAAAQHTAWMLVDLLARTDGIVSAVHVVCPLDVPLAGRVVPLAPRTVPLADALIIGGNAIGAAPVDLVAVPADGVTVLVVGAEEHPGCRYVLGHGWWGGVADQPMTFPERVSDLPVGSYVAAALAVGEVYLRARLPEHVAAATGIRGWDCWQQCLADHPSADAPANVADLDLSGVALAGVGAVGSTWIHTLWATPGLAGDIVVADADEKGVDITNLNRCPLFGRDSVGMGKADEAARIAGDSSIAWQACDGRLEACLQVRTRPRVLVSAVDRNRAREALQNLYVATILSGSTRDLRAEVLRAGPPGVGACLRCYNPPEALVGDDELRTRLRDAGPEAIARHALDVGVAERDVVQWLGRGQCDEVGNRLIQSLRRTAESNVPTQFAVGFTSVMAGVLLAAETIKTELGRDLTTDGASVNNATFQFRKPTSSANGAVPLGRDPSCPACAPTNPALAIWRRRAEQARPGA; encoded by the coding sequence GTGGTCGTGGCACCGGCGACCGCGCGACTAGCCGCTGCCCAGCACACGGCGTGGATGCTGGTCGACCTCCTGGCCCGCACCGACGGGATCGTCTCCGCCGTGCACGTCGTCTGCCCGCTCGACGTGCCCCTGGCCGGTCGGGTGGTGCCGCTGGCTCCGCGCACCGTGCCCCTGGCGGACGCCCTGATCATCGGCGGGAACGCGATCGGCGCGGCCCCGGTCGACCTCGTCGCGGTACCCGCCGACGGCGTCACAGTCCTGGTCGTCGGCGCAGAGGAACACCCCGGCTGCCGCTACGTGCTGGGCCATGGCTGGTGGGGCGGCGTCGCGGACCAGCCGATGACCTTCCCCGAGCGCGTGAGCGACCTGCCTGTCGGATCGTACGTGGCGGCGGCCCTCGCCGTCGGCGAGGTGTACCTCCGCGCTCGGCTCCCGGAGCACGTGGCGGCCGCGACAGGTATCCGTGGCTGGGACTGCTGGCAGCAGTGCCTTGCCGACCACCCGTCAGCCGACGCGCCGGCCAATGTGGCCGACCTCGACCTGTCGGGCGTCGCCCTGGCCGGTGTGGGGGCGGTCGGCAGCACCTGGATCCACACCTTGTGGGCGACGCCAGGCCTGGCCGGCGACATCGTCGTCGCCGACGCGGACGAGAAGGGCGTCGACATCACCAACCTCAACCGCTGCCCACTGTTCGGGCGGGACAGCGTCGGCATGGGAAAGGCGGACGAGGCCGCGCGCATCGCCGGGGACAGCTCGATCGCCTGGCAGGCCTGCGACGGCCGGCTCGAAGCGTGCCTGCAAGTCCGCACCCGTCCTCGCGTCCTCGTGTCTGCGGTCGACCGCAATCGGGCCCGAGAGGCGCTGCAGAACCTCTACGTCGCGACCATCCTGTCCGGGAGCACCCGCGACCTGCGTGCGGAAGTGCTGCGTGCCGGGCCGCCCGGAGTCGGTGCTTGCCTGCGTTGCTACAACCCGCCCGAGGCACTCGTCGGCGACGACGAGCTGCGCACCCGACTCCGTGACGCCGGGCCCGAGGCGATCGCTCGGCATGCGCTCGATGTCGGTGTCGCCGAGCGGGATGTCGTTCAATGGCTGGGCCGTGGCCAATGCGACGAGGTGGGCAACCGGCTGATCCAGAGTCTGCGTAGGACGGCGGAATCGAACGTGCCGACGCAGTTCGCGGTCGGCTTCACGTCGGTCATGGCCGGCGTGCTGCTGGCGGCCGAGACCATCAAGACCGAGCTCGGGCGCGACCTCACGACAGACGGAGCGAGCGTCAACAACGCCACCTTCCAGTTCCGCAAGCCGACGTCCTCGGCCAACGGCGCCGTGCCGCTCGGACGAGACCCGAGCTGCCCCGCATGCGCCCCGACCAACCCGGCGCTGGCGATCTGGCGGCGCCGGGCCGAGCAGGCTCGGCCCGGCGCATGA
- a CDS encoding helix-turn-helix domain-containing protein, with protein MATESPSTGSSRPTEDVGVGARIRRYREERKLSLSQLAEDAGVSKGYLSALENASGSHTKRPSAETLYAIAKVLGVTMSDLLGRKLLTAASAEIPRSLLDFAAQDGVPEADVQMLSTIQFRGDAPRTVDRWRYIYTAIRTSEAIDG; from the coding sequence ATGGCGACTGAATCGCCCAGCACCGGCTCCTCCCGCCCTACAGAGGACGTCGGTGTCGGCGCGCGAATCCGTCGCTACCGCGAGGAGCGGAAACTGAGCCTCAGTCAGCTGGCTGAGGACGCTGGCGTGAGCAAGGGCTACCTTTCCGCGCTGGAGAACGCCAGCGGTTCACACACCAAGCGCCCGTCTGCCGAAACCTTGTACGCCATCGCCAAGGTGCTTGGCGTGACCATGTCGGATCTGCTTGGTCGCAAGCTCCTCACCGCAGCCAGCGCGGAAATTCCGCGCAGCCTGCTCGATTTCGCCGCGCAGGACGGTGTCCCCGAGGCCGACGTGCAGATGCTCAGCACGATCCAGTTCCGCGGCGACGCTCCCCGCACAGTTGACCGCTGGCGATACATCTACACCGCCATCCGCACCAGCGAGGCGATCGACGGCTGA